The region AAAACACAGCTACAGCCATGCACAGTCCTTTGGCACACAGCCCCTCTCTTGAACAAACGTAAGATGGTTTTAGTTAAACAAATTGTTTTTATGTATGGTGTCAGGCAAAAGTGGTCAAAGTTAGGCAGTCTGGGAGAACAGCCAACAATTACATATTAAATTATAGTAAAACCAGACTTGCTCTGAGCTCTCCTCTACTGAGTTTGCGAGGGAAGCCATTCCAGGCACCCAGCACTGCAATGAGCTGTGCAAAGACTGATCTGTCCATCCACTCGGTCACCGTGTTAGGACCAGACCTGCAGCCTCCAGCCAAGCAAACTGTAAGGATTTGTGCAAATCTGAAAGCTCTTCCATTTGCAAACCTGTTGGCTTCCAAACTTTTGCACTCTGACAAGTGTGACCTGTATAAGCAAACGCTCCAGGCTTGCCACCTTCAGCATCTttagatgcttttaaaatatgctgcaTCAACACCCTTGTGCTCTGCTGTTGCTCAACTCACCCTCACTGCAGGCCAAGCTGCAGAAGAGGGTTGGAGAGACCCCAGTGTGCAGTGTCATGCCCAAAAGGGGGTCCTGCCCATCTGCCCAGTCCTGCTCTCCTGGAGCTCCAGGAAAAGTGCTGCTGTGGGCACTTCCTCACTGAGGACAGCCAGAAGATGCTCTGTACAAGCACCTTGGAGGGCTTGGGAAGAAGCAGTTGGTTCCACCACCCTCGTGCTTTCCTGGTCCTTCTCCTAGGGTAGGAGTGGTCTCAGGAGAGGAGGCAGGTCCAGACTTGGTGGTGGTGGCCAGTGCCCTTTCCACAGAGGAGTGAAATGGTCCACAGGCAGAGGTTTGTACACCTGCAGTGGTGGGATGAGGACAATCCACCAAGAGGATTTGGAACACCAAGAGCAGAGAGCACTGCTGATGACTTACCCTTATTCTGGCTTGAAAGCAGCAGTCCCTCCTCAGCCACTGATTGCCCCTCTGATGCGGAGTGATTATAACTGGGTGTGAAACTCAGCCAAGGCCGTGTCACCCTAAGCAAGAAGGCTGGTTGAGCTTCGAAGATAGGCATGGGTGGAAAAAAGGGAGTTCTCAAGATAAAAGAGACAGTTATGGTGGCAATGATGCATCACCAGCAGCTAGCACGTAAGGACAGCACTTGGCTGATTGATTCGTTTAGAGACGTTCCTAAgccttttaatgtttttccatTGGTGTTTTGTAAGCAGATTGGTATGGGAGATATGTATGAACCTAGCTTGGCTGGAGCACCCTGAGCCATCCTACGTTGTTAGGAAAGAGACGTTGAACATACAGTGTGCTAAATAAAGCTCTTGTGACATAACGGGGACATGCACCCTGTCAGGCATGCCAGGCATGGCGGATCCAGACACACAACAGCAGAATGTACCAAACTGTTGGCaattgaagaaaaaagcaaagtgcAAACAACAATAGCTTCAAACTTTGTTCCATTTGTATTCTCAAGGCCCCTTGGCCTTcattaataaataacaaaatatacaaattaAGAAACATGAAAGCCAAAGAGGCAGAGGAACATAAATACGGGAAACAGGGAAAGCCACTTTGCTCAACAAAGTCAGGCTGGATCCCCAGCTTGGGGCAGCCTCCTCCTCGCTACAGCTTGAAGATGCCGAAGTAGTTGCTGCCATGGTTGTAGTTCACTCGTGTTGAGTCTGTCACATTGACAAAGACCATGTCGCCTTCCCGGAGCTCAAAGACGCCTCCTACCCGGATGGACTGGAGGTCACAGTGAGCCTTGGAGGTGCTGTGTGTGTCTAGTCCTTTCAGCAAGAGCCGGTCCTCTTCCATGGGGAGATACAAATAAATATAGAGGGTGAAGGGTGCTGAAGTCACTTCCTTGGTGCAGAAGCTGACTTGGGAGTAGACGTAATAGAGCCCTGCTTCCTTCACCTTCAGTTTCCCCTCCTGGTAGGATATCGAGCTGTTGTTCATGGGGCCGTACATCGTCGTCTTCCATTCTAGCACTGCAGGGGAAAAACATGGCAGATGAGCTGGGAGAAGACATGCAGTTTGGCAGACTGATtttggggggacaccccatggaCAAGTAGCGTCACAACCTCTGTCTGCTGCTGAGTGCGGGAATGAGTCCTACCCAGCCCAGGACACCATCCCCAGCCCAGGGAAGCAGGGTCCCCTTCCATGAGGCCAGGACATGTTTAACCCATGTTTCTGGTCCCTGGCCTTGACACTCTTGAATTGATTATGTGAAGGGAGGAGCATTTTGCTTCCTTCATCTAACCAAGTGGAAATGGTGGAGGATTGCACACCGTTGCCACCACAGGCCAGAGACCCCCATGTCCACCCCTGTAGGGTTGCTATCTCCATGGCCTTCTGAGCCCTCAGAGCACTGACAAATCACAATGCAGCTCCTCTCTTCAGAGGAACCCATCCCAGCTTTTCCAGACTGGGTGCTGCCTTTCCTCCAAAGTTTCCACTTGGCTTCTAGAGAAGGAGAGACTTTGCCAAGAAAGCGCAAAAATCATTGTCCCAGAGTATTGGTCCCTGGCAGGGTCGAGTGCTGGAAGAGTTTTGCATGGCACGTGCTGCCTCCCTATACCAGGACCTCTGCCCATGCAGAcctgctgcaggcagtggcTTTTGGGACACTGTTGGTGTCATCAGAGTCGCTCATGAACACATGCTCCCACTGAAGCCAGCACAGGTAAGTCAATACAAGACCAGGACACCATGGTCATGGGGACTGAGCTCAGCCACAACCTCTGGGAGGTATTTTGGACCTCTGCCTTCCCCAGCCTACAGACATTTGCAAGAACATCAGGGGTGAGCaacacagctctgtggggaATAACTGGTTTGACTGTCCCAGCCCAGAGTGCCAGTCCCCACAATGGGGTGACACAGGTGGTCCTAGGGGTGCCCGGCAGCTTGTGGTCCCTGCCCATGCATCCCATGGGGACATTTCCTCTGTGCCCAACTGCTGAGGCACAGGGCTGAGCTCTAGGCAGCTTCCCCTCTCTGGGCAATTTCAACTTGCTCTAAATGCTCAACAAGCACTTAAGGAAGGAGGTTTAAAATGCAGTGAGTTTCTCACTCCTTTGATCTTATCTAACACTAAGCTTTCCACAAGTAGACTGAGCTCTGGGTGAAATGCTGCGTCAGAGATGGAAAGAGCAGTTGCTGATTACTGGCAGTTACTCCAGAATTAAATCAAAAGTGCTCAGATTGTGAAATCCTTGACAGATTGAGAGATTCACTTTGCAAGCTCTTACTCGTTTCAGCAATCCTTGCTCTTGCAGGATGTCCCTGAGCtaaggctgtgctgggggacaGAGCTGCGAGAGCAACCACGGTCTGTGCAGAGGGATGCGCAAATGCAAATGGACTCATGTGCGTTTCTCAAACCTAACAtggtcatggctgtgaagaAGTGCAGCTTGCCTGAATCAGTTTGAAGCTATCTATGTTGTGGCTGTAAAGCCATCAGTCAGCCCATGTTGCTACCAGAACCACTACAGGTGAGAAGACGATTAGACCAGCAGACAGAATATTCCACCAGAGCCCTACTGCAGCAGTCACCCCAGCAAGACATGGCCAGGAGAGCAAAAGCATTACACTTTAAATCCAAAAGAAAAGCGAGAGGTTGgtttccttaaatatgaagagaGTTTTCTGCTCATAACAATCACTTTCAAGATGAAGCCATTGTGGTGCATATCCAGGAATGCAAGTAGAAGGCTACTGAGGATGGCCAGCATGGGAAGCGTGTGGCACAGGTGCACGTGGTGACGTGACCACTGGGAGGTTTGCTGTGCCTTGGGGACACACTTTCATGCTGGAGTTGTATTGTCGTGTCCCTGTCTTTACAGAGCCATGGGGCAGGACTGCAGGGTCTGTCCGGGGGTGCACACTGGCTCCCTGGCCAAAGCAGTGCCCAGGGGGTCTGTCTTACCTGAGACTGTCTTCTTGTTCTCTTGAATTGCCAAGTGGGCTGCGATCGGCTGCCTCTTCTCCACTGTAATTTGGAAAGGCCGGTGTTATCGATGCCTTGGCACCCGCTGTCCCTCCCTGGCACAGCTCCTCTGCAGGGACTGTGGCAGCTCCCACCCTTGATATTTCTCTATGGGCCAAATCCAGCTCAGAGACACAGTCTCCAGAGTTTCCCCAGCTTTGAGTGAAGCAGGATCTCAGCAAAGATCCTCAGTTGCCTTCAGGATGGAGCTTCTGAGAGATAAAGCCTGTGCCACCTCGCCTGCCACGGGAGCAGGACTTGGATGTGCCTGTCCCTTACCTGCCACAGATGTCACGTTCTTTTGCGTTGGATGGGGATGCTCACGGTGCTCATGGCCTGCAATGCAAAAAGGCCACAGACTTAATTTTGGATTCATTTTCATCAACTTCAGGTAATGTGGCAGCCAGAGCCACTTGCCCTGGTGAgacagccatgcccagtgctcTCATCTGCCAGCCCCATGCCATGCACAGTCCTACCCCCATGGGGATGTTCCAAACCCTGACCCCATCCCCTGTCCATGTGCCGTGCCCTGGGGCATCAGCAGTCCGGTGTAGGGTGAAGGAAACCCCTTCACAGGCCAAGCtactcctcctgcccccagcaaGCCACGGGTGCACTGGTGGCACCAGGAGACTCACCTCTCTGCATTTCAAACTTGGGTGGCC is a window of Columba livia isolate bColLiv1 breed racing homer chromosome 12, bColLiv1.pat.W.v2, whole genome shotgun sequence DNA encoding:
- the CD40LG gene encoding CD40 ligand; its protein translation is MNETYSPATPRPIGGTSPGTMKMFMGFLAVFMVAQTIGTVLFCLYLHMKMDKMEEVLSLNEDYIFLRKIQKCQTAEGHKSTLLDCEKILKGFQDLQCKDGGASKGPPKFEMQRGHEHREHPHPTQKNVTSVAVEKRQPIAAHLAIQENKKTVSVLEWKTTMYGPMNNSSISYQEGKLKVKEAGLYYVYSQVSFCTKEVTSAPFTLYIYLYLPMEEDRLLLKGLDTHSTSKAHCDLQSIRVGGVFELREGDMVFVNVTDSTRVNYNHGSNYFGIFKL